The window GATTCTGGTTGTGCCCTGCTTGCCAATATCATGGAGCAGTGCCGCCCACATAAAAACCTTTTCATCGCTGCTTTTTGCTTTGATTTTAGCTGCCTCATCAACCACAAGCATGGTATGGTTCCACACATTTCCCTCGGGATGATGTTCCGGTGACTGTTCGGCATTTTTTAAGCTGTGCAGCACGGCAAAAGGATACTCCCGCAGAGCAACTGTTTTTTCCAGCCCTTCGAAGTACTCCGAGGGCCTGTCATCCTCCAGTAAATGCCGTTCCATCGCGTCATATAAATTCTGTTTCATTCCCATTGTTCTTCTTCTCCGATTTTTCAGGCATTTTAAGCCTTCTGTTATTCAGTTTATCCTCATACATCAAACAGTCAATATGTTTCAAAAAATCATTGACGGATTTCCCCGACCGGCAGTCAAATAAATCGTACCCCAAGCTCAGACTGATTGTGTACGGCACAACTGCGCCGAAGTTGAACTGACTGATGTTTTCTTTCAGCCTTTCTATCGCACGTGTTAAATCCGAGCCGTCCTCAATTTCCATAATGACAATAAACTCGTCCCCGCCGTACCTTGCGATTTCCCCAAAATCCCAAAAAGGATAAAACCGTATTAGCGCTGACGGGGAGCATCATCCAACCGAACATTTTCTTGAGCCGCGTTTCGTCCCTGCATATCAGATAGTCCGCATACAGCGACCATATCATGCAAATGACCGGATTCAGGAAAAAATAAATCACTGTAACCAGCAAATAGACTGCCCTGATTAAAAAACCTGTTTTGCCATCCAGCAGCCACATGCCGGAATCAAGAATCAGGATCAGCGCATTGGAAAACAACAGCGCCAGAAAAAGCTTTTGCTCCAATAAATATTGATCCTTTTGATGGCGCACGTTCAGGAAAATAATAAGCAAAACAGCCAGTGCAAAACCGTTCAATTCCAAATACAGCATCGTTTGCATATTTTCCTCCTGCCTCTGCGCAGTAACCACATAATGGCTTTATTTTATATTAAAATATTATACCACTATTTCCCAATAATTCCATTGAAATATTTCCTCCTCAGCGCAAAATGCATTTTTCCAAATTCAAGAGCCGCACCTTGATGTCCAAACCTCCGCCATACCCGACAAGCGACCCGTCCGCGCCGATGACGCGATGGCAGGGGATGAGAATCGGAATGGGGTTCCTGTTGTTTGCCATTCCCACCGCCCTGTACCCTTTCGGACTTCCGGCACTTTCAGCAATCTCTTTGTAGCTGCGCGTTTCGCCGTAAGGGATATCGCACAAACTTTCCCAAACTTTACGCTGAAATTCGGTTCCTGCGGGAGAGAGAGGAAGAGCGAATATTTGTCTGCCGCCCGCCAAATATTCCCGCACTTGGGCGGCTGCCTGTTTCAGCAGTTCTGTTTCACAAACTGAAACATCTTCGGGCACGGCTGCACCTTCAAAATACAGATCGGTAATCCCCGCTCCATTTTCGGCAATTCCGATACGTCCGATATCCGTATTATAAAAAAACAGATTTTTCATTGCTTTATTCCTCCATATTTTAAATGATCAGGCAATTAATATGATTCTTATATTACATAGTATTGTTCTGATTTATTTGGCTCATAAGAATAATGATCTTGTGTTTTGAAAATAAACAAAATGCCCGGCTTATAGAACCGGGTGCCTTGTTCTGATTGTCAGGATTTTCAGGCACTATAGAGTCAAAGCTCGTACCCTTTGCAGTAAAGCTCGTACCGGCCTGTATTTAATGATACTCTTATAGATTTGTAAAATCCATAGCACCTTTGCCATATGTCTGCATTATAAATTTCATATCCTGCATTTTAAACCCAATTTTTCGTATGTATCGTCCATTTCATGGCAATTTTTGCAAGTCTAAATTCTCAATCCATCAACATTGCTTTTTAAAAAGCCATTATAGCAAACGACAAGAAAACACGGATTGTCTTTTGAAACTTAGGTTAGCTTGTATATTGACGAAACCATTATAAATGCGTATAATAATGGGCATACGAACAAAGAGGTTCACTATTTCGGTAGTGAGCCTCTTTATTTTATTTAATACTAAAATATTAAGAGTGCATTGAAAGGATTTGAATTTTATGAAAAAGAAAACAATTGCAGGAATGCTCGCCGGAGTACTTTTCGCTACAAGCGTATTCGCAGGCTGCAGTTCAAGCACCACAGCCAGTTCCGCAGCTGCGGCCGCATCCGATGCCGCGGCATCGGGGGCTGCATCATCCGCAAGTTCCAAAGTATACCTGATTGCATGCGATGCAAAATACGCACCGTTCTCCTTCGAAGATAACGGCAAATACAAAGGAATCGATGTGGAACTGCTGGATGCCATCGCAAAAGCGGAAGGTTTTCAATATGAACTGAAACCAATGGATTTCAGCGGCATTATCCCGGCAATTAAAGCCGGCCAGATCGACGGTTCCATCGCCGGAATGAACATTACCGAGAAAAGAAAAGAATCCGTGGATTTCTCAGACGGATACATTCAGGCCGGCTCCTCCATTGTCGTTAACAAGGACGACACCACCATTAAATCTCTGGACGACTTAAAAGGTAAAACCGCTGCCGTTAAGAAGGGCACCACAGGCGCGGCATTTGCTGAAGAAAACACCGCAAAATATGGTTTGAAGGTAAATGTTTACGATGATTCCCCTTCCATGTTCCAGGCGGTTGAAAACAAAAATGCAGACTTCCTTGTTGAGGACTTCCCGGTTATTTCCTATTCGATCAAGGTTAACGCCGGTTCAAAGCTGAAGGTAGCAGTAGAATCCATCGGAGAAGCACCGTACGACGCGTTTGCAGTAGACAAAGGCAAAAATCAGGATCTTTTGAAAATGTTCAACGAGGGTCTCAAGAAGGTAAAAGCCGATGGTACTTATGACAAAATAGTCAATCAATACATATAAGGAAAGTGACACAGTAAGCTTTCCCTGCGGTGAAAAGCAGCAGCCCGCGCTTGCGCGGGCCGCTGTGTTTTACACCGTGTGAATGATAGGAGGTATGGATATTGGATTTGTTTTTTAAAATCTTCAGAGAGTCGCTCCCAAGCCTTTTGAGCGGTTTGCGCGTTACCATTACCATGGCAATTTTATCCCTTATTTTTGCATCTATTGTCGGGATTATTATGGGTATTTTCAGCATCAGCAAATTCCGCGTGCTGAAAGCCATTTCTACTACATACATCTATGTCATCCGCGGCATCCCGCTGATGATTCTCGGGTTATTCCTGTATTTCGGCGTTGGCGCCGCACTGCAAATCCGCTTTGACCCCATGGTTGCCGCCATTATTGCGCTGACCATCAACGCCGGCGCGTATATGGCGGAAATTTTCCGGGCGGGGATTCAGGCCATCGACTTCGGTCAGATGGAGGCGTCCCGCAGTCTTGGCCTCAGCTATCTAAAATCGATGAGAAGAGTCATCCTGCCGCAGGCGGTGAAAATTATGATTCCGTCTATTATGAATCAGTTTATCACCACGATCAAGGACACCTCCATTCTTTCTGTTGTCAGCGTGCGGGAACTTACCCTCAGCGGACAGATTATCATTGCGAACAATTACCGTCCTTTTGAAGTGTACGGCGCTGTCGCTATTATGTACTTTGTATTTATCACCATATTAACTATGATTTCTAAAAAAGTGGAAAGGAAGCTGAGTTATGATAATCGAGGCGAATAAAATTAAAAAAAGCTTTGGAAAACTGCAGGTTTTACGCGATATTTCACTTACCGTGGACGAGGGTGAAGTGCTTTGCATCATCGGCCCGTCCGGTTCCGGTAAAAGCACGCTGCTCCGCTGCCTGAACCGACTGGAGGAGATTCAGGACGGCAGCGTTGTCGTTTTGGGCGAGGATGTTTCGCATGCCAAAAACATCAACAAGCTGAGAGAAAATATCGGCATGGTTTTCCAGTCCTTTAACCTTTTCCCCAATTACACCGTGCTGGGAAATATGATGCTTGCCCCGCTTGAGCTGAAAAAGATGAAGCGCGACGAGGCAGAGAAAAAGGCCATGGCTCTCTTAAAAAAGGTCGGTCTTGAGGATAAAAAAGACGTTTACCCCCAGACTCTGTCGGGCGGACAAAAGCAAAGGGCCGCGATTGCCCGCGCACTGCAGATGAATCCGAAAATCATGCTGTTTGACGAACCAACCTCTGCGCTCGACCCCGAAATGGTTGATGAAGTGCTGAAGGTAATGAAGGATCTTGCACAGGAAGGCATGACCATGGTGATCGTAACCCATGAAATGGGTTTTGCCAGAGACGTTGCCGACCGTGTCATCTTTATGGACGGCGGTTATATTGTAGAGCAGAGCCCCGCCAAAGACATCTTTACGGCACCCAAAAACGACCGGTGCAAGGATTTTCTTGCCAAGGTACTCAGCGCGTGAGCCTTGGGGCCTTGTTCAATTTTTTATGCTAATTTTAATTTTTCACTCCTTTTCTTCGATAATCTCCTGTACCCGTCCCACCATATCATCTTCTGACAGCATCACTTTAATG of the uncultured Caproiciproducens sp. genome contains:
- a CDS encoding methylated-DNA--[protein]-cysteine S-methyltransferase codes for the protein MKNLFFYNTDIGRIGIAENGAGITDLYFEGAAVPEDVSVCETELLKQAAAQVREYLAGGRQIFALPLSPAGTEFQRKVWESLCDIPYGETRSYKEIAESAGSPKGYRAVGMANNRNPIPILIPCHRVIGADGSLVGYGGGLDIKVRLLNLEKCILR
- a CDS encoding transporter substrate-binding domain-containing protein is translated as MKKKTIAGMLAGVLFATSVFAGCSSSTTASSAAAAASDAAASGAASSASSKVYLIACDAKYAPFSFEDNGKYKGIDVELLDAIAKAEGFQYELKPMDFSGIIPAIKAGQIDGSIAGMNITEKRKESVDFSDGYIQAGSSIVVNKDDTTIKSLDDLKGKTAAVKKGTTGAAFAEENTAKYGLKVNVYDDSPSMFQAVENKNADFLVEDFPVISYSIKVNAGSKLKVAVESIGEAPYDAFAVDKGKNQDLLKMFNEGLKKVKADGTYDKIVNQYI
- a CDS encoding amino acid ABC transporter permease, with protein sequence MDLFFKIFRESLPSLLSGLRVTITMAILSLIFASIVGIIMGIFSISKFRVLKAISTTYIYVIRGIPLMILGLFLYFGVGAALQIRFDPMVAAIIALTINAGAYMAEIFRAGIQAIDFGQMEASRSLGLSYLKSMRRVILPQAVKIMIPSIMNQFITTIKDTSILSVVSVRELTLSGQIIIANNYRPFEVYGAVAIMYFVFITILTMISKKVERKLSYDNRGE
- a CDS encoding amino acid ABC transporter ATP-binding protein, translated to MIIEANKIKKSFGKLQVLRDISLTVDEGEVLCIIGPSGSGKSTLLRCLNRLEEIQDGSVVVLGEDVSHAKNINKLRENIGMVFQSFNLFPNYTVLGNMMLAPLELKKMKRDEAEKKAMALLKKVGLEDKKDVYPQTLSGGQKQRAAIARALQMNPKIMLFDEPTSALDPEMVDEVLKVMKDLAQEGMTMVIVTHEMGFARDVADRVIFMDGGYIVEQSPAKDIFTAPKNDRCKDFLAKVLSA